The genome window CATTGCCGAGACGTCGCTCACCATCGAAGGAATTCGTGTCGTGGTCGACAGTGGGTTGATGCGCATTCCGCGCTTCTCGCCGCGCACCGGGATGACTCGGCTCGAAACTATGCGGGTGTCGCGTGCGGCAGCCGATCAGCGCCGCGGTCGAGCCGGCCGACTCGAGTCAGGTAGCTGCTGGCGCTGCTGGAGCGGGGCCGAAGATGCCGGACTGGTGCCGTATACCCGCGCCGAAATTCTCGATGCCGACCTCGCCCCGCTGGCACTCGAACTCGCGGCCGCCGGCTTTGCCGATCCCGCGGATTTGCAGTGGCTCGATCCGCCGCCCGCCGCAGCGTTTGCGCAGGGCCGCGAATTGCTCACGTTGCTCGGCGCGCTCGATGCCGAAGGGCGCCTCACTTCGCACGGCCGCGCGATGGCCACGCTCGGTACGCATCCACGGCTGGCGCACTTGCTGTTGCGTGCACGCGAGCACGGGGCCGCGAGCGGGCGTCGTGCGGCTCAGCTGGCGGCGTTGCTCGAAGAGCGCGATATCCTGCGCGGTGCGGGTGGACCACCCGCATCCGATGTCACGCTGCGACTCGACCTGCTCGAGCGTCAGGGTGGCGCCGCCGCTGTGGGTGCGGCCACGGTTGACCGCCAGGGCTTGAGCAAGGTGCGCGAGCTCGCGGCCGAGTGGTGCCGGCGACTCGACCTGCCGCCGCACGGAAGCGGCCACGATGCCGATGACGCGGGGCTGCTCCTCGCACTGGCCTACCCCGATCGGGTGGCGCAACGACGCGAAACAGGGGGGCGCTTCCTGCTGCGAAATGGCCGCGGCGCGACACTCCCTGCTGGCGATCCGCTGGCGCAGTCCGCATGGCTGGTGGCGGCGCAAGTCGATGATGCGGGGCGCGAAGGGCGCATCCTGCTCGCGGCCGCACTCGACCCGGGCGAATTGATTGCCAGCGCGGGCGAGCAGGTCACGACCACGGACGAAATCCGCTGGGATGATGGCACCCAGGCGGTGCAAAGCCGCCGACGGACCACGCTCGGTGCGCTCGTCTTTGCCGACAAGGCGCTCGCATCACCGGATCCCGAGCTGGTACGTGCCGCGCTGCTTGATGGGATCCGTCGGAGTGGCATCGACGCGCTGCCCTGGCGGGCGGACGCAACTGCTGTGCGTCAGCGCCTCGCCTTCGCCCACGCGCTCGATACTGGCTGGCCCGATGTTTCCGAGCTGGTGCTGCTTGGCTCACTCGACGAGTGGCTGGCGCCGCATCTCGCCGGAATCCGCAAGCTGGACGACCTCGCGCGCGTCGATCTCGGCGCCGCGCTGCTCGACCTGCTGGGATGGGAACAGCGGCGGGTGCTCGACGCGATCGCACCTGTGCGCATCGAGGTGCCCAGTGGCTCCCAGATCGCGGTGGACTACAGCGATCCGTCGGCTCCAGTGCTTGCGGTACGATTGCAGGAGATGTTCGGGCTCTCCACCACACCGACCGTGGGGAATGGTCGGGTGCCATTGATGCTCCACCTGCTCTCGCCTGCGGGGCGGCCGATGCAGGTGACGCGGGATCTCGCGAGCTTCTGGGCCAGCGGATATTTCGATGTGCGGAAGGACCTGCGGGGTCGGTATCCCAAGCACCACTGGCCGGAGAATCCGCTCGAGGCCCCGGCCGTCCGGGGGATCAAGCGTCGCCGCTGAGCCGCTACGCCTCGAGGGCCGCAGTCAGCTCGTCGATGGTGAATGGCTTGGGCAGGAAGGTGGTCTCGCCGTCACTGCCACCGAGCGCCTTCCGCACGGCGTGATCGCCGGTGTAGCCCGACATCAGGATGCTGCGAATGTCGGGGAAGCGCATACTGACTTCCTGCACGAGTTGCCGGCCGGTGCGGCCCGGCATCGCCTGGTCGGTGAGGACGATGTGGATCGATCCGACCGGCGCCGCATCGAGCACCGCAATCGCCTCGTCGGCATTGCCGGCTTCCACCACCTGATATCCCTTCCGCTCCAGCAGGCGACGCGTGGTGCGACGCAACGTCGCCTCGTCGTCGACGATCAGCACGCGGCGCTCCTGGCCGCGCGACACCGCGCGTGTTGTGGCGGGCGTGTCATGGCGTGAGACCGACGGGACCGCGACGGCGGGGAGATAGAGCGTGAACGATGAGCCTTCGTTGGGCGCACTGCGTACCAGCACCGCGCCGTGCATCCGTTCGATGAAGCCGTAGATGATCGCGAGCCCGAGACCGGTCCCCTTTCCCTGCGGCTTGGTCGTGAAGAACGGTTCGAAGAGGTGACGCTGAACTTCCTCGGACATCCCCAGCCCGGTGTCGCGCACCGAGACGGTGACGAAGCGTCCCGGCGAGAGCTGCGGCAGGGCGAGCAGGTCATCCGGGCGCAGGACCACGACATCGGTGCGCACCGTCACGGCGCCGCCATCCGGCATCGCATCCCGCGCGTTCGCAACCAGATTGAGCAGGGCAAGCTCGAATTGGCCCGGATCGCACTCGACCCACGCATTGGGTGCGGTCGCCTGGACCACCAGCTGCTGCTCGGCCGCGACCAGCCGCTGCAACAACGGCCGGACGCGCTCGACCACGGCATCGAGCTCGACCACCACGAGCCGCTCGACCTCCTGGCGCGAGAAGGAGAGCAGCTGGCGCGTCAGTGTCTTGGCCCGGTCGGCGGCGAGAGCAATATCGAGCACGTCGTCGCGGTGCGGGTCATCGGGTCGGAGATCCTGCATCAGCAGTTCGGTCGTGGCGGTAATCGTCGTCAGCAGGTTGTTGAAATCGTGCGCGACACCTCCCGCGAGCTTGCCAACGGCTTCCATTTTCTGCGCCTGCCGGAACTGCTCCTCGAGGATCCGTCGCTCGCTCACATCCGAATGAGTGCCGATCATCCGCAGCGCCTGACCTCGGGGGTCGCGCTCCACCACTTGTCCGCGTGACCGGATCCAGGCGTAGCCACCGTCGGCGCGCAGGATCCTGAATTCGATGTCGTACGGATCCATCTGCGGCACGGTGATGTGGCGCTGCTGTGTGTCGACAACACGCTGGCGATCGTCGGGATGCACCAGTGCAATGAAATCATCCTGGGTAAAGCCCAGATCGGGGGCGTAACCGAGCATGGTGCGGAAGACAGGCGATGTGTAGGAGCGGCCTTCCGGAATGCGATAATCCCAGATGCCATCGCGAGTCACCGTGAGGGCGAGTCGGAGCTGCTCCTCGCTGTCACGCAACGCGGCGCTGAGTCGCTTGCGTTCGGTGATGTCTTCGATGTGCGCCAGCAGATGTGCGGGTGCGCCGGTCCCCGTCCGCACCCCCGAGACGGTGACCTGCATCCAGACGGTGCTGCCATCGCGATGGACGCCGCGGCGTTCGGCCCGCGTGGATTCGGCTTCTCCGCGGGACACGCGCGCCAGATTGATGGCGACCGAATCGTGCTCGTCAGGATGAAGGACATCGCGCCAGGTCAGTGCATGGGCGGCGTCGAGGTCGTATCCCAGCATCGACGCGAGGGCGAGGTTCACCCCGATGACCTGGCCGGCAGGCGACAGCAGGGCCATGCCGTTGCCGGCCTGCTCGAAGGCGGAGCGGAATCGCGCCTCGCTCTCCCGCAACGCGAGATCGGAGTGCGTTCGCACGCGCTCGAGTTCCTCATTGGCCGACACGTCCCGAATCGCCACCAGTGAATAGCCGTGTGGCAACTGATCGATGTGCAGGACCACCGGATGTCTCGACTCATCGGCGAGCGTGAGCAGGCGACGCACGGGCTCGCCTGAGGCCGGGATGCCGACTGGCTCGTCGAGGAACTCCTGGATCCGCTTGGTCTCGATCGACTGGCGGGTATCACCGACCAACGTTGCGAAGGCCTGATTCGCATCGGTGATCCGGCCGTCGGGCGCGTGCAGAATGATCGGGAGTGGCGAGTGCTTGAAGAGAATATCAAACTGCTGATCCGCCGCCGCCTGACGTACCTCAGCCCGCCGCTGCGCGGTGAGATCGCGAATGTCGACGACGAGGGTGCCGGCGACCGGCGTGGCGCGCTGCCAGATCCAGGTCGCGTCGATGGTGCCGAACAGAATCGGGTACTCCATCTCGCGTGCCACGCCGCTGGCGAGGACCTGCCGGAAGCCGTTGATGAACTCTTCAACCCGGGGAATCGGAAAGATCGCCCGGAGCGGCTGGCCGACGATCTGCTCGAGTGACCGATGGAGCAGCTGCGGCACGATCCCGTGGGCCTCGGTCACCTCGAAGTCGTCGAAGGTGCCGTCGCCCCGGTGTCGGGGTACCAGCGAGAAACCGCCGTCAGGCGGGGGGGACTGGTCGGGTCTGGAGTTGGACAAGCCGGAAAGGTACCGGCAAACAGCGAAGGAGGGGAGACTAGAGACTAGAGACTGGAGACTAGAGGGGAACCCTGTCGAGGCGTTCTCTAGTCTCCAGTCTCCAGTCTCACATCTCTTTCGCTGCTAGAAACGAATCCCCAGCGTGATCGGCACAAACATCTGGTTGTTATTCGAGACGAAGACGTTCACGAACTTGCCCTCGACGAAGAGGCTCTTGCCAAGCCGGAAGCCGGCACCGGCCTCGATCGCCATGTTCGAATCGGTCTCCTTCACCAGCGTCCCGTTGAAATTGGTCTTGTTCTCGGTGCGCCAGAGACCGAGCCCGCCGAGGACGTAGAGATTGGTCCCGGCGTCATAGCTCAGGCGGCCCAGGGCGGCGAAGGCGTTGGCGCCGTCACCCTCGATATTGATGCCGAAGTCCTTCTGGCTGAAGTGATGGTACGAGGCGTCGAGCCCGACCCACATCTTGGAACTGGCCGGGCGGTAACCCACCAGGGCGGTGCCGTTGAAGCCGGTCTTGTAGAAGTCACCGGCATTCCCCATCGGGAGTGTCACTCCGCCGCCCAACCCGAGCTCCCAGCTGCCGGACTGCGCCGTCAGTGGGGCGGTGACTGCGACGAGGGCAACGAGTGCGCCCGCGAGAATGGCCTTCCGCATCTGCTATCTCCTTGTAAGTGTGTGGCGGCGCCACCAGGCACCGACAATGGCAGGTGACGAGCCGCAGGCAAGTGAAACACACAGCATACGTTACGGCGTGAAACGCTCAGCCCCGGCTGGTGGGGTCCACGGATGCTTCGGTTCGAAGGTCTTCCAAAGCAAGGCGGAGACCTTCCGAAGCAGGACGTAGCCCTGGTTGGTCGGGGCATAGCTGGTATCGCTCTGGTTCCGGGTGATCACGGCGAAGACATAGTCTCCGGACGGGGCGTTCACGAGCACGACCTCCGAACGTGACCGATCGACGGCGCCCTGTTTGGAGGCCGCCTGGACCCACGGGGGCAATTGGGAGAGTGCCTCACCGTTCCAGTAGATCCGGGTCAGGTGGCGGTACATCTGGGCGCTGGCCGCGGGCGAGACTGCCTTCCCCTCACGAATCTTCACCACGAGTTCGGCCATCTCCCGCGGGGTCGTCTGCCCCCAGCCCATGGCCACCCAGTTGTCGCGCCGACCGGGCGTTCGGGAATTCATCCTGGTGGAGTCGAAGCCGTTGGCCGCGAGCCAGGAGTTGATGACGGTGCCGCCGCCCACGAGTGCCTGCAGCCAGAGCGCCGCCGCGTTGTCGCTGGTCGTGATCATCATCAGCGAGACCTGATTGAGCGGAATCTTCGCACCACTCTGGAGCTTGTCGAAGAGATCGTCCTCACCCTTGTAGCGCAGCGAGTCGGCCCAGGTCAGCACCGAGTCGAAGGTGAGCTGGCCGTGCTCGATGCGATCGAAGGTGGTGGCGAGAATCGGCACCTTGATCATCGATGCGGTAGGAAAGAGTTCATCGGCGCGGATGATGGCACCACGGCCGCTCTTGAGGTGACGCACGTAGATGCCGACATCACCATTGACCTCGCGCGCGAGTGCCGTGAGCGAGGCCTCGAGTCGGCTGTCGCGCCGCACTGCCGGCCACTGACGCTGTGCCGAGAGCGGGGCGACCACGAGAAGGAAGGCGATAGTTACGCGTGTGAGCGGCATCATTGACCCGGAGTTGTCAGAGAATGGATTGAAGGTAATTCACCTCTGCGCTGGTGAATCCGAGTCGAAACCCGGTCACCCCTCGGCGCGTACCGAGACCCGTCCCCCAACCCGAACGCAGGACATCCCGTGATTCTCGCCTCGTTATTGCTCGCCACACTGCTCGGTCCCGATGATCCCGGCATTCACTCCGGTCGAGCGGGCCAGGTGCAGGTTCGACCACCCCGGCTGGCTGGCGCCATTGTGGTCGACGGCAACCTCGATGAGGCGCAGTGGAAGCAGGCCTCGATCCTCACCGGCTTCTCGCAGTACTCGCCCGTGGACGGCGTGGCAGCGGCCGACTCGACTGAAGTCCTGATCTGGTACTCCCCGACGCACCTGCATATCGGGATTCGGGCCTTCGCGCCGAGCGGCACCGTGCGAGCCACGCTGGCACAGCGCGACCAGATCTTCAGCGACGACAACCTGCAGGTGCTGCTCTCGACCTTCAATGATGGCCGCCAGGCGAGCGTCTTCGCGGTGAACCCCTTTGGCATTCAGGGCGACGGGGCGATGAACGAGAGTGGTCGCGGCGCCTCGTGCAGCGGATTCAACTGCGCGACGCAGACACGCGAGGGCACCGACCTCTCGCAGGACTTTGTCTGGGAATCGAAGGGACGACTCACGCCTGATGGCTATGAGGTGGAGCTGCGGATTCCGTTCAAGAGCATCCGCTTCCAGCAGGCGAAGACGCAGACCTGGGGCATCAACGTCGTGCGGGTGGTGCAGCGCTCGGGACAGGAACAGACCTGGACGATGACCAAGCGCGGCGCGTCGTCGTTCCTGTCGCAGTCGGGGAAGCTCGAAGGGCTGAGCGAGCTGAATGCCGGCCGGGCGCTGGACATCATCCCCACGCTGACCTCGCGGGTCGATGGCGGGCCGACCGGGGCGAGTGGCAAGTGGGACTACACCGGCGGAAAGCCGGAGATCGGCGGCAACATCCGCTACGGCATTACCTCGAACCTCACCCTCAATGCCACGGCGAATCCTGACTTCTCGCAGGTCGAAAGCGATGTGGGGCAGTTCTCCTTCGACCCGCGCCAGGCGATCGGCTTTCCCGAGCGACGGCCGTTCTTCCTCGACGGCATCGAGCAGTTCGATGCGCCATCGAACCTGATCTACACCCGCCGGATCGTGCAGCCGGTGTTTGCCACCAAGGTCACCGGCAAGGTGTCGGGGACGCAGGTCGGCGTGCTTGCGGCGGTCGATGACGAAGCTGCATCGCGCAACGGGACGAATCCGCTCTTCGGGATCGTGCGGCTCTCGCGCGACCTCGGCCCCGGCTCCCGGCTCGGCTTCCTCTGGACCGAACAGCACGACGGCGACGACCAGAACCGGGTGCTCGACATCGACGGGCGCGTTGTGCTCAACAAGGTGCACTCGTTCACCTTCTCGGGGGCGATGGCGCGCAACGAGCGTCTCGGTGTCGTGAAGACGGCGCCGCTCTGGAGCGCGGGGTATCGCTTCAACGGGCGTGCCTTCCGGTCGAGCTGGCAGATGAGTGGCATCGACGAAGATTTCCGTACCAGCTCGGGGTTCATCTCGCGCCCGGGCATCGCGCACGGCAACATCTCCAACAGCTACTCGATTCTCCGCCCGGCGAAGACCCTCGAATCGCTCACCGGTGAAGTGGTCCTCGACGGCACCTGGCGCTACCAGGACCTGATCGACGGCGGGCCGATCCAGGATCGCAAGATGCATTTCAACTTCA of Gemmatimonadota bacterium contains these proteins:
- the hrpB gene encoding ATP-dependent helicase HrpB; this encodes MSLPINAVLPEILTTLAASTAAVLVAPPGAGKTTGVPLALLDAPWLAGRRILVLEPRRLAARAAAMRMAFLLGERVGETVGYRIRLEHRVGPRTRVEVVTEGILTRRLQDDPGLEGVGAVLFDEFHERSLAADTGLALTLASRALLRDDLRILVMSATLDGDAVATLLDHAPVIRSEGRAYPVQTQHRTPAPHARIEGHVAQVVREALATEAGSVLVFLPGAGEIRRVEGMLADGLPPDVSLHPLHGSLPPAQQDAAIAPAAAGKRKVVLATSIAETSLTIEGIRVVVDSGLMRIPRFSPRTGMTRLETMRVSRAAADQRRGRAGRLESGSCWRCWSGAEDAGLVPYTRAEILDADLAPLALELAAAGFADPADLQWLDPPPAAAFAQGRELLTLLGALDAEGRLTSHGRAMATLGTHPRLAHLLLRAREHGAASGRRAAQLAALLEERDILRGAGGPPASDVTLRLDLLERQGGAAAVGAATVDRQGLSKVRELAAEWCRRLDLPPHGSGHDADDAGLLLALAYPDRVAQRRETGGRFLLRNGRGATLPAGDPLAQSAWLVAAQVDDAGREGRILLAAALDPGELIASAGEQVTTTDEIRWDDGTQAVQSRRRTTLGALVFADKALASPDPELVRAALLDGIRRSGIDALPWRADATAVRQRLAFAHALDTGWPDVSELVLLGSLDEWLAPHLAGIRKLDDLARVDLGAALLDLLGWEQRRVLDAIAPVRIEVPSGSQIAVDYSDPSAPVLAVRLQEMFGLSTTPTVGNGRVPLMLHLLSPAGRPMQVTRDLASFWASGYFDVRKDLRGRYPKHHWPENPLEAPAVRGIKRRR
- a CDS encoding PAS domain S-box protein, with protein sequence MSNSRPDQSPPPDGGFSLVPRHRGDGTFDDFEVTEAHGIVPQLLHRSLEQIVGQPLRAIFPIPRVEEFINGFRQVLASGVAREMEYPILFGTIDATWIWQRATPVAGTLVVDIRDLTAQRRAEVRQAAADQQFDILFKHSPLPIILHAPDGRITDANQAFATLVGDTRQSIETKRIQEFLDEPVGIPASGEPVRRLLTLADESRHPVVLHIDQLPHGYSLVAIRDVSANEELERVRTHSDLALRESEARFRSAFEQAGNGMALLSPAGQVIGVNLALASMLGYDLDAAHALTWRDVLHPDEHDSVAINLARVSRGEAESTRAERRGVHRDGSTVWMQVTVSGVRTGTGAPAHLLAHIEDITERKRLSAALRDSEEQLRLALTVTRDGIWDYRIPEGRSYTSPVFRTMLGYAPDLGFTQDDFIALVHPDDRQRVVDTQQRHITVPQMDPYDIEFRILRADGGYAWIRSRGQVVERDPRGQALRMIGTHSDVSERRILEEQFRQAQKMEAVGKLAGGVAHDFNNLLTTITATTELLMQDLRPDDPHRDDVLDIALAADRAKTLTRQLLSFSRQEVERLVVVELDAVVERVRPLLQRLVAAEQQLVVQATAPNAWVECDPGQFELALLNLVANARDAMPDGGAVTVRTDVVVLRPDDLLALPQLSPGRFVTVSVRDTGLGMSEEVQRHLFEPFFTTKPQGKGTGLGLAIIYGFIERMHGAVLVRSAPNEGSSFTLYLPAVAVPSVSRHDTPATTRAVSRGQERRVLIVDDEATLRRTTRRLLERKGYQVVEAGNADEAIAVLDAAPVGSIHIVLTDQAMPGRTGRQLVQEVSMRFPDIRSILMSGYTGDHAVRKALGGSDGETTFLPKPFTIDELTAALEA
- a CDS encoding outer membrane beta-barrel protein — encoded protein: MRKAILAGALVALVAVTAPLTAQSGSWELGLGGGVTLPMGNAGDFYKTGFNGTALVGYRPASSKMWVGLDASYHHFSQKDFGINIEGDGANAFAALGRLSYDAGTNLYVLGGLGLWRTENKTNFNGTLVKETDSNMAIEAGAGFRLGKSLFVEGKFVNVFVSNNNQMFVPITLGIRF
- a CDS encoding serine hydrolase is translated as MMPLTRVTIAFLLVVAPLSAQRQWPAVRRDSRLEASLTALAREVNGDVGIYVRHLKSGRGAIIRADELFPTASMIKVPILATTFDRIEHGQLTFDSVLTWADSLRYKGEDDLFDKLQSGAKIPLNQVSLMMITTSDNAAALWLQALVGGGTVINSWLAANGFDSTRMNSRTPGRRDNWVAMGWGQTTPREMAELVVKIREGKAVSPAASAQMYRHLTRIYWNGEALSQLPPWVQAASKQGAVDRSRSEVVLVNAPSGDYVFAVITRNQSDTSYAPTNQGYVLLRKVSALLWKTFEPKHPWTPPAGAERFTP
- a CDS encoding DUF5916 domain-containing protein → MILASLLLATLLGPDDPGIHSGRAGQVQVRPPRLAGAIVVDGNLDEAQWKQASILTGFSQYSPVDGVAAADSTEVLIWYSPTHLHIGIRAFAPSGTVRATLAQRDQIFSDDNLQVLLSTFNDGRQASVFAVNPFGIQGDGAMNESGRGASCSGFNCATQTREGTDLSQDFVWESKGRLTPDGYEVELRIPFKSIRFQQAKTQTWGINVVRVVQRSGQEQTWTMTKRGASSFLSQSGKLEGLSELNAGRALDIIPTLTSRVDGGPTGASGKWDYTGGKPEIGGNIRYGITSNLTLNATANPDFSQVESDVGQFSFDPRQAIGFPERRPFFLDGIEQFDAPSNLIYTRRIVQPVFATKVTGKVSGTQVGVLAAVDDEAASRNGTNPLFGIVRLSRDLGPGSRLGFLWTEQHDGDDQNRVLDIDGRVVLNKVHSFTFSGAMARNERLGVVKTAPLWSAGYRFNGRAFRSSWQMSGIDEDFRTSSGFISRPGIAHGNISNSYSILRPAKTLESLTGEVVLDGTWRYQDLIDGGPIQDRKMHFNFNARFKGGWGLGASLLDENFGYDPSIYGSYRIKQNDGSYTAFPEQPRLPNRDYLVSGNTPQSKYFQMNGFILWGKDENFFEWQSGNIIFITGGATIRPSDQLRINLSYNHQTVNRISDGSRVSLQIVPRARVEYQLSRAFQVRLVSQYVLETRDSLRDEGRTNLPIYYAGSDGSLSRAAAFRDGNLRTDLLFSYFPNPGTVVYLGYGGGYHEPGERGRLKFDRVNDGFFMKLSYLFRMRG